The proteins below are encoded in one region of Oncorhynchus nerka isolate Pitt River linkage group LG15, Oner_Uvic_2.0, whole genome shotgun sequence:
- the si:zfos-323e3.4 gene encoding volume-regulated anion channel subunit LRRC8C — translation MIPVTEFRNFASSQNPEFRVLKPWWDVFSEYLCVAMLMIGVFGCTLQLTQEKISCLPSHFSSSTPEAIDCSHIRSHGENETWEHHTLVKPVSPIIREVYGRKNNLDIHQYIFINHYCYERAVHWYGKYFPYLVVIHTLIFMVASSFWFKFPGTSSKIEIFVTILGKCFDSPWTTRALSEVSEERGEEKMVIWRKNTISKSMASAFAASPDSEPGAEEEMVGLLRQSSIKSNPEKKNPELQAADSLLDRKEGEQAKALFEKVKKFRTHVEEADLLYLMYVLQTSLKVFKFVLITCYSAALVPNIEIVVRCSVPPELTGFEIYCCNHTKAHLFSKLCYCYICFVGVYGLLCIYTLYWLFHRPLKEYSFEHVRLETGINDIPDVKNDFAFLLHLSDQYDALYSKRFAVFLSEVSESRLRQVNLNHEWPGKKLRGRLSRNADNRQELHLFMLPGLPDTVFDVPEVESLKLELLNNVTISSSVIQLGSLQELSLIHCPAKLQLAALTHLRENLKVLRLAFEGLEQVPMWMYTLQSLEELHLSGTLTHELSRSATLDSLRELKALRVLTLRSRLTKIPPSVGDVAVNLQRLCIYNEGLKLQAFSSLKKLTNLASLELIGCELERIPSAVFSLSSLQELDLKENKLTTVEEILSLQHCRRLVTLRLWHNGITYIPEHIAKLKSLETLNVSWNKIRKLPSRLFYCTKLRHLNLSHNQLTSLPAEVGILQSLQFFSAAFNSLEQLPEELFSCKRLKTLALGNNCLLSLSPRVANLAQLVRLELKGNRLDSLPPEIGDCPLLKTSNLVVEDNLLDLLPSDVRSRMKDS, via the exons ATGATACCAGTAACTGAGTTCCGGAACTTTGCCTCATCACAGAACCCCGAGTTCCGGGTTCTAAAGCCATGGTGGGATGTGTTCTCGGAATACCTATGTGTCGCCATGCTCATGATCGGAGTGTTCGGATGCACCTTACAG CTCACCCAGGAGAAGATCTCCTGCCTTCCCAGCCATTTCTCCAGCTCAACTCCAGAGGCCATCGATTGCAGCCACATCCGCAGCCACGGCGAGAACGAGACATGGGAGCACCATACCTTAGTCAAGCCCGTCag CCCTATCATCCGGGAGGTGTACGGACGCAAGAACAACCTTGACATCCACCAGTACATCTTCATCAACCATTACTGCTACGAACGAGCCGTGCACTGGTACGGCAAGTACTTCCCCTACCTGGTGGTAATCCACACATTGATCTTCATGGTGGCCAGCAGCTTCTGGTTCAAGTTCCCTGGGACGTCGTCCAAGATCGAGATCTTTGTCACCATCCTGGGGAAGTGTTTCGACTCGCCATGGACCACCCGGGCGCTGAGTGAGGTGTCTGAGGAGCGTGGCGAGGAAAAGATGGTGATATGGAGGAAGAACACCATTTCGAAGTCGATGGCATCGGCGTTCGCTGCCTCGCCGGACAGTGAGCCAGGGGCGGAGGAGGAGATGGTGGGACTTCTCCGGCAGTCGTCCATCAAGTCAAATCCAGAGAAGAAGAACCCGGAACTACAGGCAGCGGATTCACTCTTGGACAGGAAGGAAGGGGAGCAGGCTAAAGCTCTGTTCGAGAAGGTGAAGAAGTTCAGAACTCATGTGGAGGAGGCGGATCTGCTCTATCTGATGTACGTTCTCCAGACCTCCCTCAAGGTCTTCAAGTTCGTCCTCATCACCTGTTACAGCGCTGCATTGGTCCCCAACATTGAGATTGTAGTTCGTTGCTCAGTTCCTCCGGAGCTGACCGGCTTCGAAATCTACTGCTGCAACCACACCAAAGCCCACCTATTCTCCAAGCTGTGCTACTGTTACATCTGCTTTGTGGGAGTCTACGGACTTCTGTGCATCTACACCCTCTATTGGCTCTTCCATCGACCTCTTAAAGAGTACTCCTTTGAGCATGTTAGGCTGGAGACGGGTATCAACGACATCCCAGACGTCAAGAACGACTTTGCGTTCCTCCTCCATCTCAGCGACCAGTACGATGCGCTCTACTCCAAACGCTTCGCCGTCTTCCTCTCCGAGGTCAGCGAGAGCCGTCTTCGCCAGGTCAACCTCAACCACGAGTGGCCCGGCAAGAAGCTGCGGGGACGCCTCTCCCGGAATGCCGACAACCGCCAGGAACTCCATCTCTTCATGCTCCCGGGTCTCCCCGACACCGTCTTCGATGTCCCTGAAGTGGAATCTCTCAAACTGGAGCTGCTAAACAACGTGACTATTTCCTCCAGTGTAATCCAGCTAGGTTCTCTCCAGGAGCTGTCCCTCATCCACTGCCCTGCCAAGCTCCAGCTGGCTGCCCTGACCCACCTCAGAGAGAACCTCAAGGTCCTCCGGCTAGCCTTTGAAGGACTGGAGCAGGTACCAATGTGGATGTACACACTTCAGAGTCTTGAAGAGCTCCACCTGAGTGGCACTTTGACCCACGAACTCTCCCGCAGTGCAACCTTAGACTCCCTGAGAGAACTCAAAGCTCTAAGAGTCCTGACGCTTCGCAGCCGCCTAACCAAGATCCCTCCGAGTGTTGGGGATGTGGCAGTCAACCTCCAGCGTCTCTGCATCTATAATGAGGGCCTCAAACTACAAGCCTTCAGCAGCCTAAAGAAGTTGACCAACCTGGCCTCTCTGGAGCTGATAGGATGTGAGCTGGAGCGCATCCCCAGCGCGGTCTTCAGCCTGTCAAGCCTGCAGGAACTGGACCTGAAGGAAAACAAGCTGACGACAGTAGAGGAGATCTTGAGTCTACAACATTGCCGGCGCCTGGTAACTCTTCGTCTCTGGCACAACGGCATCACCTACATCCCTGAGCACATTGCTAAGCTGAAGTCCTTAGAGACGCTGAACGTCAGTTGGAACAAGATCCGGAAACTTCCGTCACGTCTCTTCTACTGCACCAAGCTCCGGCACTTGAACCTGTCCCACAACCAGCTCACATCGCTACCAGCCGAGGTAGGGATACTCCAGAGTCTCCAGTTCTTCTCAGCAGCCTTTAACTCCCTGGAACAGCTGCCGGAGGAGCTGTTCTCCTGCAAGAGGCTCAAGACTCTGGCGTTGGGAAACAACTGCCTGCTCTCGCTTAGCCCCAGGGTGGCTAACTTGGCCCAGCTAGTGCGCCTGGAGCTCAAGGGGAACAGACTAGACTCTCTACCTCCGGAGATAGGGGACTGTCCCCTTTTGAAGACCAGTAATCTTGTGGTAGAGGACAACCTGCTGGATCTACTGCCGTCGGATGTACGGAGCAGGATGAAAGACAGTTGA